The nucleotide sequence ATATCCACGGGAGGTTCAGGGGTCTTAAAGTCGGGTCTCAGTCTGATCGAGGTGATTCCAGGGGTGGGCACGGTGGTTGGGGTTGCCAGTGGAGCTACCCTGATTTACACTATCGGCTACCTTGCCTGCCTGTTTTATGCCGAAAAACGCCGCGCTTCTGAAACTACATCCTCGATATATAGCAGGGGACAGGGAACAGGGGGCGGGGCATAGGGAAAAAAGCATAACAGGATCAGGTTTTCAGCGTTCCAATTTGTCCTGACCTGGGTGGCGACTGGCATACCATACCAGGTTTTTCTGGGGTTGAAAGGCTATGCTCCATTTGGGTAGGCGTGTTTTGTGGCGAGGGATGGTACCTCAGTCTCTGCGTGTTCTTTTGTTATTTCTGCTGTGCGGCTTGTTGACCATTAGCTGTCATCGCTCCAGTCTTGACGCTAAAGCCCCTGTGGGCGATCGCAACCGGATTGTGATGGGCACTACCGCAGCCATTAATACCTTAGATCCAGCAGATGCCTACGGAACCTTTCCTGGAACCCTTCTGTACAATCTGGGCGATCGCCTCTATACCTATAAGTTAGGTACGAATGATCTGGAGCCACAGTTGGCAACCGCTTTTCCAACGATCAGTGCCGATGGACTGACATATACTATTCCGCTGCGCCAGGGTGTCCTGTTTCACGATGGTACTCGCTTTGATGCCAGAGCGATGGCATTTTCCCTCCAGCGCTTCATGGAAAACGGGGGAGCACCTTCGTTTTTGCTGGCTGACCTGGTGGAATCCGTAAACCCCACGGCTGACTATGAGTTAACGCTGAAATTAAAGAAGCCCTTTGCGGCCTTTCCGGCACTGCTGGCGTTCTCCGGTGCCTGTGCCGTTTCGCCCCAGGCTTACGAAATTAAGCCTGGGGAATTCAAGCCCCGGCAATTTGTTGGTACCGGCCCCTATAAATTAGTTAAATTTGGCACCGATCAAATCCTGCTTGATGCCTTTGAGCAGTACTGGGGGCAGAAACCAGCCAATCGGGGGGTTGATATTCAGATCTTTTCCAGTCCAGCCAATCTATTCAATGCCTTTCGGACAAGGGCGATTGATATTGCCTATCAGAGCCTGGCGATTGAGCAAATTGCCAGTCTTGAAGAGAGCGCTGCAACTGCTGGTTGGCAAATCATTGAGCGTTCAGGCAGCGGCATTGATGTTCTGACCCTGAACCTGAAGTCACCCCCTTTAGACCAGTTAGAAGTGCGGCAGGCGATCGCTGCTCTCATTGATCGCCCGCTATTACAAGAACGGGTATTTCAGAGACAAATTGATCCCCTTTACAGCCTAGTGCCAGTGTCCCTGGATGCCCATCAACCTGTTTTCAAAGACCAGTATGGCGACAGTAATATCGCCAAAGCAATGGAACTGTTGCAACAGGCAGGTTACTCCCGTACCCATCCCCTCAAACTGGAGTTCTGGTATCGTTCCAATGTGATCAAAGACCAACTGGCCGCCATTACTTTCAAGGCAATTGCCCGTAAAAAAATGGACGGGCTGGTGCAGCTTGACTTGAAAAGTGTGGAATCTACTACTGCCTACAAGTATCTGGACAAGGGAGCTTATCCCATCTTTCTACTGGACTGGACCCCCGACTTCTTTGACCCCGACAACTATATCTATCCGTTCATGGAATGTTCTACTGGCTCAGTCGAGAAGGGATGTGAGGAGGGACAAAGTGTCCTCTGGGGGTCCTACTACTACAGCAATCGCGCCAACCAACTGATTGATCAGAGCCGTAAAGAGCAAAACCCGGCAATTCGGGAACAACTGTTTGTCCAACTCCAGAATTTGCTGGCACAGGATGTCCCTTTCATTCCCCTGTGGCAAAATAAGGACTTTCTGTTTGCCCAACCAGGAGTACAGGGAGCCAGCCTGGAAGTCACTCAAAAAGTACCCTTGTGGACAATGCAGAAATCTTAATACTTGAGAATACTTGAGCGTAAAAGCCAGCACTTGAGCCTTAACCTGTGCGATCGCCAATGGTCGCAAAATCTCGACTACCAAAAATGGCTTCAGGGTTGCAGTAAAACTTAAACTCCAGCAGATTATAAAACGGGTCTTGCAGAAAGAAGGTACGGTGTTCCAGGGGTAGACCCGAAAACCGGCGTTTTGGCTGCTGAT is from Leptothermofonsia sichuanensis E412 and encodes:
- a CDS encoding ABC transporter substrate-binding protein, yielding MLHLGRRVLWRGMVPQSLRVLLLFLLCGLLTISCHRSSLDAKAPVGDRNRIVMGTTAAINTLDPADAYGTFPGTLLYNLGDRLYTYKLGTNDLEPQLATAFPTISADGLTYTIPLRQGVLFHDGTRFDARAMAFSLQRFMENGGAPSFLLADLVESVNPTADYELTLKLKKPFAAFPALLAFSGACAVSPQAYEIKPGEFKPRQFVGTGPYKLVKFGTDQILLDAFEQYWGQKPANRGVDIQIFSSPANLFNAFRTRAIDIAYQSLAIEQIASLEESAATAGWQIIERSGSGIDVLTLNLKSPPLDQLEVRQAIAALIDRPLLQERVFQRQIDPLYSLVPVSLDAHQPVFKDQYGDSNIAKAMELLQQAGYSRTHPLKLEFWYRSNVIKDQLAAITFKAIARKKMDGLVQLDLKSVESTTAYKYLDKGAYPIFLLDWTPDFFDPDNYIYPFMECSTGSVEKGCEEGQSVLWGSYYYSNRANQLIDQSRKEQNPAIREQLFVQLQNLLAQDVPFIPLWQNKDFLFAQPGVQGASLEVTQKVPLWTMQKS